Proteins from one Bradyrhizobium amphicarpaeae genomic window:
- a CDS encoding DUF4403 family protein: protein MRLTLNLKTIMIAVAVLAASFFISLKAMDWLSPRATNSAPPVAQLPPLPPASKSSIVVAPVAIALSAIRDQAEKAAPRNFAGKADNPISQILENADIGWTAVRGPMAAAGDKDVLTISTPLNGKLNVTGSLSSKATGALGDALSSVLGGDAAKRIGAVNIKNLNASAEIRGNVVVTSRPKLAANWHLEPNLGAQVNLGDTNLNVAGAKVNVPAQVKPLIDKNVGEQINIVSERIRNDPSLRENAKLQWAKACRSIPLQGSGASAGLPPLWLEMKPIRAIAAQPRVDAQAVTLLIGLEAETRVTSTQTKPDCPFPDKISIVPPTGTGVNVGVPIDVPFTEINKLIAAQMVGRTYPEDGSGPVDVTVKSVNVVPSGERLLISLLVRAKEKKSWLGLGAEATVHIWGRPVLDQAQQTLRLTDIQLAVESEAAFGLLGAAARAVVPQMQQALLQRATLDLKPIAANAREKIAGVIADFQKSEDGVKVDAKIDSLTLADIAFDSKTLRVVAEAGGSLNVFVSKLSGM, encoded by the coding sequence ATGCGACTGACGTTGAATCTGAAGACCATCATGATCGCCGTCGCGGTGCTCGCGGCGTCGTTCTTCATCAGCTTGAAGGCGATGGACTGGCTGTCGCCGCGCGCGACGAATTCCGCGCCGCCGGTGGCGCAATTGCCGCCGCTGCCGCCGGCGTCGAAAAGCTCGATCGTGGTGGCGCCGGTCGCCATCGCGCTGTCGGCGATCCGCGACCAGGCCGAGAAGGCCGCGCCGCGCAATTTCGCGGGGAAGGCCGACAACCCGATCTCGCAGATCCTGGAGAACGCCGACATCGGCTGGACCGCCGTGCGCGGACCGATGGCAGCTGCCGGCGACAAGGACGTGCTGACGATCTCGACGCCGCTCAACGGCAAGCTGAACGTGACCGGCTCGCTGTCCTCGAAGGCCACCGGCGCGCTCGGCGACGCGCTTAGCAGCGTGCTCGGCGGTGACGCCGCGAAACGGATCGGCGCGGTCAACATCAAGAATTTGAACGCCAGCGCCGAAATCAGAGGCAACGTGGTCGTCACCTCGCGCCCGAAGCTCGCGGCCAACTGGCATCTCGAACCCAATCTCGGCGCCCAGGTCAATCTCGGCGACACCAACCTCAACGTCGCCGGCGCCAAGGTCAACGTGCCGGCACAGGTGAAGCCGCTGATCGACAAGAATGTCGGCGAGCAGATCAACATCGTCTCCGAGCGGATCCGCAACGATCCGAGCCTGCGCGAGAACGCAAAGCTGCAATGGGCCAAGGCCTGCCGCTCGATCCCGCTGCAGGGCTCGGGCGCCTCGGCCGGGCTGCCGCCGCTCTGGCTGGAGATGAAGCCGATCCGCGCCATCGCCGCGCAGCCGCGGGTCGATGCCCAGGCCGTGACGCTGCTGATAGGTCTGGAAGCGGAGACGCGCGTGACGTCGACGCAGACCAAGCCGGACTGCCCGTTCCCCGACAAGATCTCGATCGTGCCGCCGACCGGCACCGGCGTGAACGTCGGCGTGCCCATCGACGTGCCCTTCACCGAAATCAACAAGCTGATCGCCGCGCAGATGGTCGGCCGCACCTATCCCGAGGACGGCTCCGGCCCGGTCGACGTCACCGTCAAGAGCGTCAACGTGGTGCCGTCGGGCGAGCGCCTGCTGATCTCGCTGCTGGTGCGCGCCAAGGAAAAGAAGAGCTGGCTCGGTCTCGGCGCCGAGGCGACCGTGCACATCTGGGGCCGGCCGGTGCTCGACCAGGCGCAGCAGACGCTGCGGCTCACCGACATCCAGCTCGCGGTGGAGTCCGAAGCGGCCTTCGGACTGCTGGGCGCCGCGGCGCGCGCGGTGGTGCCGCAGATGCAGCAGGCACTGTTGCAGAGAGCCACGCTCGACCTGAAGCCGATCGCCGCCAACGCCCGCGAGAAGATCGCCGGCGTCATCGCCGACTTCCAGAAAAGCGAGGACGGCGTCAAGGTCGACGCCAAGATCGACAGCTTGACGCTCGCCGACATCGCCTTCGATTCCAAGACGCTGCGCGTAGTCGCAGAAGCCGGCGGCTCGCTGAATGTGTTCGTGAGCAAGCTGTCGGGGATGTAA
- a CDS encoding ABC transporter ATP-binding protein, with the protein MEAGMVTPAPALVRFSGIQKTYDGEHLVVKNLDLDIRKGEFITLLGPSGSGKTTTLMMLAGFEVPTQGEIYLAGRPIKNMPPHKRDIGMVFQNYALFPHLTIAENIAFPLSVRGTSKADVQERVGLALRMIKMETLAHRRPGQLSGGQQQRVALARALVFNPQLVLMDEPLGALDKRLREQMQLEIKQLHETMGITVVYVTHDQSEALTMSDRIAVFNDGIVQQIDKPDALYEHPVNSFVAHFIGENNVLSGTVETVDKDYCRVVLAGGGTVTARAINVPGAGASTSLSVRPERISIVPDGSSSDGPNRLPAKVQNTIYLGDHALAVLDVAGNAEFMVKLQPGAHDSLTHGADLFVTFRPEDCLALDPV; encoded by the coding sequence ATGGAAGCCGGCATGGTCACGCCTGCGCCGGCACTGGTACGTTTTTCCGGCATTCAGAAGACCTATGATGGCGAGCATCTCGTGGTGAAGAACCTCGATCTCGACATCAGGAAGGGCGAGTTCATCACCCTGCTCGGCCCGTCCGGCTCGGGCAAGACGACCACGCTGATGATGCTGGCCGGCTTCGAGGTTCCGACCCAGGGCGAGATCTACCTCGCCGGCCGGCCGATCAAGAACATGCCGCCGCACAAGCGCGACATCGGCATGGTGTTCCAGAACTATGCCCTGTTTCCGCACCTGACGATCGCGGAGAACATCGCCTTCCCGCTTTCCGTTCGTGGCACCAGCAAGGCGGACGTGCAGGAGCGCGTCGGGTTGGCGCTGCGCATGATCAAGATGGAAACCCTGGCGCACCGGCGGCCCGGGCAGTTGTCCGGCGGCCAGCAGCAGCGCGTGGCGCTGGCCCGCGCGCTGGTCTTCAATCCGCAGCTCGTGCTGATGGACGAGCCGCTCGGCGCGCTGGACAAGCGCCTGCGCGAGCAGATGCAGCTGGAGATCAAGCAATTGCACGAGACGATGGGCATCACCGTCGTGTACGTCACCCACGATCAGAGTGAAGCGCTCACGATGTCGGACCGCATCGCCGTGTTCAACGACGGCATCGTGCAGCAGATCGACAAGCCCGACGCGCTGTATGAGCATCCGGTGAACAGCTTCGTCGCCCATTTCATCGGCGAGAACAACGTGCTTTCAGGCACCGTCGAGACGGTCGACAAGGATTATTGCCGCGTCGTGCTTGCTGGCGGCGGCACTGTCACCGCACGGGCGATCAATGTGCCGGGCGCAGGCGCATCGACCTCCCTGTCGGTGCGGCCGGAGCGGATCTCCATCGTCCCGGACGGCAGCTCCAGTGACGGACCGAACCGCCTGCCGGCCAAGGTGCAGAACACCATCTATCTCGGCGACCACGCGCTGGCCGTGCTCGATGTCGCGGGGAATGCCGAGTTCATGGTCAAGCTTCAGCCTGGCGCGCATGACAGCCTGACGCATGGTGCAGACCTGTTCGTCACCTTTCGCCCCGAGGACTGCCTCGCCCTCGATCCGGTCTGA